One stretch of Glycine soja cultivar W05 chromosome 7, ASM419377v2, whole genome shotgun sequence DNA includes these proteins:
- the LOC114419290 gene encoding RING-H2 finger protein ATL52-like — MELYPWLLITGTLVISFTFFTLTMLGWCINTNHTRSLPPAGLSFDDKFSPCMSLESHSITFHYKAAEGTNQTECVICLTSFEEEESVRKLHTCRHIFHTSCIDKWLGSHSGCPLCRTQIDKVNSPNSRVALEENDRMIMVIVNS, encoded by the coding sequence ATGGAACTCTATCCTTGGCTTCTCATAACTGGAACACTGGTAATTTCTTTCACATTTTTCACTCTCACCATGCTCGGATGGTGCATTAATACCAATCACACGCGATCCCTTCCTCCAGCAGGCTTATCTTTTGATGATAAGTTCTCTCCTTGCATGAGTTTAGAGTCTCATTCAATTACCTTCCATTACAAGGCTGCAGAAGGCACAAACCAGACTGAATGTGTTATCTGCTTGACAAGTTTTGAAGAAGAGGAAAGTGTAAGGAAGCTTCACACTTGCAGGCACATCTTCCACACCTCTTGCATTGATAAGTGGCTTGGCTCTCATTCTGGCTGTCCACTGTGCCGCACTCAGATTGACAAAGTGAATTCACCAAATAGCAGAGTGGCTTTGGAAGAAAATGATCGTATGATCATGGTCATTGTTAACTCCTGA